TGTGGTTTATATCCATTCTTTACcacataaatatatatctataatgtttatatataaaaaacaaaaacaaatgtctaTAGTTTcttaataccttttttttttttttttttttacgaagCAAGACTATCTACAGACCAAACGACCAACAAATCTGATGCACTGTAATGCTAGTCCATGGGACAACAAATCAAGTTTTTCAACTGAAGGGAAACTGAAATCAAAAGGTTaatattcaaaatgaaaataacctTACATActccataaaagaaaaaaagaaaccaataTATATAATATCACACTTTCCAATGAAGTCCAAACTAGAACCAAAAAGAAGTCTGCCAAATACTCAACATAAAAAAGGACTTATTTACATAGCTCAAAGCTCAGGAGTAAACCGTTCTATTCTTCAGACTAGTTTTTCTTAAGCTGCTGCCTTCATTGGCTTGTCCTCATTCTTTCATACAAAGTATGTAAAAACCCTTATTGGTTGATATTAAGACAAAATCAGTCTAATGATATATCGTAGGTACACCACAAAACACCATGAGCTCCGTCTGAAAGGAATCCTTTaggaagaactgatttttttttatcccccaTTGACCTTGTAAGATAGCTCCACTTTATAATTTTGCATGCACTTTTTGCGAATAAACCTTTGTATTTTTGTCCGTTTCCAAATCAAATCGGAAAGCGAGTTGCTAGTCATAACAACCAGGATgacggggggagggggaggagtggGGGACCCACAGATGATTTTACAAATGAAACCAGCACTGCCATTGATTCTATAATCTAAAGATAATACAAAGATCTCAAAAGGTATCTTTTACATCATAAATCTCTCCAGAAATTTCAACCACTGCAAACTTTCTTGTAAAGTTCAAAAGCTCACAAGGTGTCATATGAAGATATTTCTCAAAGTATCCaagtcaaaatattttgttCCAGGTCCAGTAAAAAGTTTCtccaaatttttctttttataaaaatAGATGCTTTTTAAACCCACATCAAAGAGGTTCTTAGCTCTTTGGCAAGGTACTGctttaagaattttttttttgtcttttatccgTTAAGTTTACAATAAGCAACATTATGCAGCCAACCAATAACCAACTCATATTACAATAAACGGAATACTTGCAAAATCAACGAAACCTCAAATAGATCAAAATAAGTACTTGCTAACCACTGAAGGCATAACGCACCTAAGGCAAATCAggacacagaaaaatacaaagaaaatcacTACACATAACCTTACAAGACTTACTGTTTCAAAGCAGATGtgcaacaaaatgacaaaacctATAGTAACGTTTTAGATGGTCCATCTGTAAAGACAGCAAGAGAATTCAACATCACAGGCATTAAAACCTGcagtatttttttcctgttttaaagtATACTGAGAAGATTGAAAGCgtagcaatgaaaaaaaaagaaaatcacattgtTGGACGctaaatattgtttttcttcGTAACACTGAtttacaaagctgtttttacTAATGTAGAAAGTTTCTGTCGATAcgcttccattttctgtttccattttctgctgagTTTTCTAGAAACAATCTCAGTGGGTATtaggctttgtgtgttttgttggttttgAACGAGACTTGCAGCACTCTGTCTCCGAGGCGATATCCATTCAAGCTGGCGATGGCCACGGCTGCCTCGTCGTAGTTAGTCATGGTGACAAAACCAAATCCTTTGCACTTATTTGTGTTGAAGTCGCGAATAACTTTGACGTTTGTGACCGCACCAAACGGCCCAAACATCTGCCAAAGGATGCTTTCATCTGCATCTGGAGCCAGGTTGTAGACGAAGATGCACCAGCCAGTGCCCGCGTGCCCCGGGATGTTGATGCCAGCCAAGCTGGTCACCCCGTCAATGGCCATGGGGGAGAACCTGctgtaaaatacacacacaaaaaagtaacaTGGTTCAAGGCAAGAACCAAAATGAGGGCAAAACTGGCCTTTTTATCAGACAAGAGATCATGCCAACAATCCTAACAGAATCTGACAAGTCTCTACAGGGATCAGCACAAGCTGCACTTCATTCAGTGCTATGTTTACATTACCCTTACAACTGTACAGTGTTAACACTCTTTAGTAAgtctaaatatatatatattttcagccAGCCAAAAGACAGgaaatccccccaaaaaacaaataacaaaaaaaatgacaaataaaaagataaattacaaatccaaaaaatgtataaataaaaaaaaaataataataataaagctgaaaaaaaaaaaaaaaaaaaggcaatacacagaaaaataacCCATGCACATTGTTGTGTTATAACTGAGCTACAGATCATAAAGAGCACGGAGCTATTTATTCAAAACCAACCACTGGCAAATGAATGGTAAATAAGGACCATATCCAAGTCAGAATTTGTGCCAAGACTGGAGTAAAATGGCACGCAAAAAGTCCTGGCCTTTGGTAAATGTGGTTTTGCAGTTGGAAGAAACAAAATTCAAAGTGCATGGAAAGCCTATGAATTATTGCAGCAGGTGTCACGTAAGATTAGCTGCTCCAGTTGGCCTCTCAGGGAACATCCACCATGACAGGTATGCTCCCAGCATCAAGGACCCGGAGAGAGATTTGGCAACCAAGACGTCAGCGAACGAGCTGGGCAGAAAAGAAATCACAAGTCTATTGTCGCCGGTGATGGGCCTTTGAGCTTTCAGGGGACTGAACTTCAATCATAGCCCAGGAAGGCATTCTTATAAAACTGAACTTAGACAAACTGGTATCCTGGCGAATCCTGAAAGACGTCTGACGCAACAAAGTTTAAAACAGGACAGGCCTGTCCATAATAGATCAAGGTAAGAGTTTGGAGCTCAAAATACAAGTATGCAATTTTGTGCAATAGCAAGAAAGAGATTGTAAAATTCTGTCCTTTGTTATGTAGACAAGCAGCGTAGACAATGCTTTAATCTAGACATGTTGTGACATTATGTTGAGATTAAAGCACTTCACTGCATCATTGTCACGAACCTTATTTCAGAGAGGGACACACCAGATAATTATCAGTCAAAATTAGGTTTAAAGTGCAAATGACAGCACATGGTTATGTTTACCTTAGGGAATTGTAAGAGTGTATGTCGTATAGTTGTGTTCAGTAATAATCAGCCATCATCATGAACACTCTTCAAATACACAGCTTCAGTGTAAATGCTAAGAGAAATGGCAAAGTATTATTTTGCTTGTGGTAATTTGCATCCAGCAGCACCGTCCACACACTATTACTGCTTTTAAAACACTGTGCAACAATCATCCTGAGTCAGAAGAGCAGGAAGACTTTAGTGACACCCATCACCGGTCTCCTCCTCGGAGCATGTTTGGCTCTGGCCCTCCCTTATCTACTCAAACCACACACAGTCTATCTGTCTGCAtcgtgcacacacactaaatatTTACATCACCGCTAGCTGTTAAGACAAAATAGGCTAATACACTCACACTGGCTGaattatgtatgtatttgtttgcAGAGAAAATTAATGTGTGCACACAAGAGCATTCTTCTTTGATCAACAACCTCATGTAGAATCAGTGCTACCCTTATGCAGAGTTCAGTACGTATGTAATATTGCCTAGAgctcacaaagagaaaaaaacaaacaaaagagaaaaaagaaaagaaaaaaaaagaaaagaaaagaaaagaaaagaaaaaaaaaagaaaaaaaagaaaagaagtatACCATCAGCTCCTTCATGTTAGGTCTGAATTTCCCTCAGGATCAATTAAAGCAGCCCATGaaatctaaaaaagaaaatcaatttacCTTTTAACTCCATAGGCCATGTTCAGCAGATTGTCCAAcctaaataaagagaaaaaataaacaccagGCACACATTAACTTATGTATAAAGAAAGGTTATGAGGTTGATGATGCATTTTGACAGGATGACAGAGATGAGTAATAGTTCTGATACCGTAATCAAAGTCAGTTGTTTCACTCAAGTAAATCCCAAGACTGATATGTTCTTATTAACCTGTTAACTGAACTCGTTTATTGATATTCAACCTACACAACACAGCCAAGAGAATCCATTCACGTCATGTAGAAAGTGGAAAACAGGCTGGAAATATTGCTGCTTTTACACCATATTACATAAAAATTCAAtttccactattttttttttttttttaaactacagaGGTCAAACTGGACTGAAGAGCAAATTCATTTAGggattcattttcacatttacagcCACTAACTaggctgtcaaaaaaaaacaaacaactttcaGACCACCTATTGAATTATCCACCAGAGTAtttctcatctcatttccatATTTGTCAAAACCTGCTCAGGCCTAATTGTGTCGTAGGCCTACATCGGCAACAGGAGGAACACAGCAAAGTTGAAAATGTGAATATGGGAATGAATTATTCTGTCCAGAGTATTGATGAGCTCCAACACAGAATATTTTCATAATACTGCTGTGAGACAATTTAAATGCTAATTTCAAAAATCTCAAAAAGCCTCCAAGGGTCAACAGATTCAACATCACTAGCAGTATTAACTAGGCTTGGCTctaatcagatttttttttttttttggtgtgccCCTTTTACCTGAAGCGTTGTGCCTGCTGTGCGAGGGGTCCTGGGTACCTTCGATTGGGTGACTGATACAGCTGGGACAGCAGTGCCTGGCTGGTCTTCTGGCTTGGGTTGTTCGCAAACTTGACTGTAATGGGTTCGGTGGCACCAGGCGGCTTCTGGCAGTTCAGACCCTTGATGGCCTCCTCAGCCTCAACTCGTCGATCAAAACGAATGAAGCCAACCCCTCTGGAAACGCCTGAGCAGAGCATATAGAGATGAAAAaccttttacaaaaaaaaaaacctgaagcaCAACCaacttaaatatattttttatacaaGGAAGACTTGCATTTTGTGTAACTGTCTATTCAAATTCAAATCTCGGGCCCATTTCACTTACATTTGTTTCAGAAACATCCCAGACATTACCAGGACGTTAAGAAAATGTGATCCACATCCAGAAACACCACAAATACCGAATAACAACTCTGAAGAACAAACATTAGAAGTGACCTGTTCCAAATCgagaaaagctgcaaatacCAAGAGCACAGGAGAAATGTGtagtaaaagataaaaatggGGGAGGTGAAAAAGTGGACTGGTTTTGACTATGCACCAGCAACAACATGAAACTTTCACATAATGGGATACTGGCAGGCAGCAGGAAGAAACAAGACCAGGACTAAAGATCATGATGTGCACAGACGTCCCCAAGACGCCAGGAAGAGGTGggaaaaacccacacacaagGAAACCGTTTATTCATGACCGTTACACAAACTTCAGACAGCTAGATTATCAAGTTACAGTTATCTGGCTACATTACATTTGAGTGTTAGCTAGCTATTTTGTGTAATGACCTACAGTTCATAAAGTCACTTGAACCCTCTAAGACAACAGATGTACGTTTATTTAAATATCTTTCCTTTAACTTATTTACCTCTTACTGCCCTCTTGGGACATCCATGCATGTCTGTTCGATCTTGGTCTGGTTTCTTCTTGCTGTCTGTCAATGAGCCTTGAGCTTCAATATCTTTGCCAAGTCAAAAAGAGGTCCATCACTCTGGTCCCCCTTCCTGACTGTGGTAGTACGCCCTGCtgcatatttattattttaatgttggCTTTGTTTCTTGTTAAGAGCTACATTTTCCttaatatttgcattttgaatttgCTCTAGTATTTTGTAATATTTGATTTAGAGCGCATTTTCATAATGTTTAATTCTTATATGCGTTTTGTCCTTGAGAGTCACTATATTAAAATGCATAAGAAAAAACAAGTAACTTTGTGTCTGTTGGTTTGTGAGCAAAAGCGGGTTGCAATCTTGCCTTGTGTTTTTGGGGGGGTTGCATTTCACCTTTTCTTACAGCTGGATCATGGACTGCTTCATTAATActaacataaaacagaaaatgaattctCTTGAAAAGAGTGGTTTTACGTTTGAGAAATAAAGACAACCATTCCCATAATGCACGGCCGAGGGAACTTTATAAGTTTCGGCAGCACACATGGACAGAACCATTGGGAAATGTCCCGGTGAAAGATTCTGTTTATTAGTGTTTCATAAGGGCTCTGCTTCCACATGACAGCTGAGAAATAGAGAATATAACTGCTCCAAATGCATTTAATTTCTTGCCATGAAACAGGCATTGCATGTACACCTTGGGGACggggagagagcaagagaaggtaagtgcaggcagagaggagattggagggaaaaagaaattaTGAAGCACTGAGTCCTGCTACTTAACACCCATTTCATATTCTATCCATCTATGCATATTTATGAACACCTCTAGTGGAAAATTGCATTTTTTGGGGATCTCATACCACCACCTCTGATACATTTCTCAGGCCTAGCTGTGTCATTTTGTTAGGAGGTCAGTGGGGAACGGAGGGGGAGGAAAGAGGtatagttaaaaaaagaaaaaaaaaaagacagaaataagatAGGTGAGGTGAGGGGTGCAAAAACCGTGGGACAGCTGTCCTGTTCTACTCACCAGTCACTTGGTCCACCAGAATGCGTGAGGTAATGATGCGTCCATACTGAGAGAAGAGCTGCTCCAGTTCTTTCTGAGTCATGGTCTTTGGCAAGCCACTGACGTACAAATTTGCATCTCTGATGGAGGCGGAACTTGGACGCGCATAGGACACCTACAGGCGGAGACAGTTCACATGACCACCAGCACACTCTCATTTCAGCCAGTAAACATGACAGTTTATTTTACATGCAGACCACATGATACTGTGTATGTGGCAAAAAAGGGTGCTCCCTCAGACTGCATGTTGGTATTATTCCATTCATTTATTGCTATGTTGAAAACAGTATTATAAAGCAGACAGAGTACATAACAATACAAATTCTTGTACTTCTAAGATGGAGAAACTAATTGCTAAGGGAAGGTTTTCTAATATTTCCAGCATTCACAGCTCCTGTTAGTACAGGATTCACCTGTTCAAATAAAAGCCTGTATAATGACTTATAGGAAAACAACTCCAAAAGTGTGTTCAGACCAATTGAAACAAATATTTGTGAAATGAATAGATACAAAAGACTAAACAGACTTTTGTTGACAGGTTGTTTGTTGATAGGCATGAACGTGgggcaaaacaacaaaatgctaagcttttgattgttttaataatcatttaggTCCCACAACAATGGGGTGGTGCACTGCAATAATCTGTCTCCTCCATGGTCTGTTTGtcaccctgtttttcttttcccagtgCAAACTTTAGAGTGACTCTTATCAGTTAAATGGACAGTGACAAATCAGTCTGTCCAGACAAAGTTAAACTGGCactttttctgtccatcaacTCGGTTGGAAACCTGACAGAGATAGATGTAGCATCAGGCCTGTCTAGACAGctctcatttaaaaataaatttaacattTCTTGAAAATTGCTTCAGACATTGCAGTGTGGCTGCCTCTTAAAATTAATCTCGCCCCTTTCCTGTGTCTAAAGTCACACTATTTGGAGAGCCCCCGGCACCGGGCTACATAAACATGCAGcataaacagacatttgtcAATAAATAGgcaaataacagaaaacagagggagaccAGAGAGCCATCAGGGTCCTGTGGATCAATACACCATTACACCCCTGAGTAGtcataaattcatttttctctgtgcacCATTGTGTTTCAAGTCTCGCAGACATTTATACAATAACGTACAGGAACCCATACAGCCTAAATTTAGGAATTAATGTGTaaaaaatggaggagaaggagagaaagaaatggtGTGGAGTCAAGAGTCTGCTGAATCTtgcttttccctctgtctggTGGCTGCAAGTCCTTGTGACTCGACTGTCAATTACCTGAACTGCACCACAGCTATTTAATTACAGTGTCAGACGTGTTAAATGGCCTTATACCACGTCCCTCTCTGCATTCTTACGCAATGGattgcagggaaaaaaagaattcatTCGCTTTAATTAAATGTTCAAAAGGGATTCTTAGGCGCTCTGAGATCGATAAGAACTCCACTTGGTCACCCTATCTCAAAACTCGCCCTGCTCCTGCCCTGAAGGGAAGGCTGACAAAGTGAACGTGAAAGCTAAAGCTCCCTGCCCACAGCCAGGCAACTCCCTCACTTCTCATCTCTGCCTTCCTCGCAGTCTCACCTTCACACTTCATTTGATGCTAATATTTGCAAAGTATATTCCTCTACCTCACTGGGGTTTATTTGCACTTCTGACAGAGCAGCTAGAGAATTTTGGACGTGTGATATACCAAAAAAATCTTCCCATGTTCTACTTTCAGAGGTATGAAGCGAGgaaggagaggtggagagagagatgtgttCGATGTCTGATTCACAGAAATTAAGTGGTATGGTTCATAATATGGCACATCTTCCACTGACATAACATGCTACATCTTCACGTtcatatttaaatgttaaatacagaaataatcaAGCATGCACCTCAGAAATTTCGTACTATTCAGACATGACTTTCAATCAGAAAATGTGCCTTTGCCCACGGACATTTTCTCTAATACCCTCTGTCCAATGTAAGAGGGGATCTGGCTAGCTCCTTGTAAGGCCACTGTGAAATAATATCACATCTAATAATCTGGTTCCACCATCCACAAATCCTGCAGCACTATATGAAGCAAATGAGTTTTTCCACCAGCACATTGAGTGCTACATTGCCTGATGAATGCTAATGGCAGCCACCTCCCTGTAAAGGCATACAGCAGTGCTACAGCACATGCAACCATAGAAACAGTTCTGCTCTACTTGAGGCCCAGGCAAAGCCGCCTGTGCCCAGATTAACAATAGGCTCCCTTTCCACCCCACATTTCTCCAGCCTCATTATGCTTCGATTCCAACCCAGAGAGCTAAACATGAACGGCATATCTGGGATTTTTGCAATCAGACATGAATGGTAACAGATTTCAGTGAGTTCAATACGACTGTTTGATTAGCTCGCCTACTGGGGATTAGAACGGAAGTGTCAATGACGGTTcgcaattaaagaaaaaaaaaaaaaaagatgacatctTACCTTGATGGTTTTGGTCTGAAGTCTCAAGCCATTCAAAGTATTGATGGCTTTTTCTGCGTCCTTCGGGTCCACGTAATTCACAAATCCATAGCCTAGGCTCTGCCCTGCAATCACAAGACCAGAAAATACATCCACGATCACAcataataaaaactgaaaagtaactgctggacacaaacaccCACAATGTATCACTACTACATATGgacaaaactgctttttatgAATCATTTGTGAACGACGTCAAACGCAGTTTTGCTCAGAAAATAAAGTGGCAGTAATACACCCTGACGAACAGTCAGTCTTTATTTCTTATCTGGTAGAGCATGAAGAACACAGGAGGTCACAAACCCTTTTCCAACAAACATCTATTTGGTTTACAACCCATCGTAAATTCTCAAACCAACTGTTTGACAATCAtatcttaaattaaaaatgacaggCAATTGCTCTGCTTTCACACAAACTCATCTGACAGCGCAGTAGCCGAGGTGCAATGTGTTCCCCTCTCTCTACAGTTTATCTCTAAAATGTACAATAGATTGACACCCACTCTTTATGTGCACAGAGGCAATTCAATTTCCTCCACCCACACTGCTCGGTCTCTCCGCAATTCTACTGCCGGTCAAGTTCACCAGCTCAAGCAGCTTCAGCATATTAATACAGTGCATAAGCAACTTGAATTTTATCTACAACTTTATATGAGATTAGATGGAGTTAGTATTCTCACACTGGTATCACATTtaagcacaaaacacaagagGGGTCCGTACTTAACCATCAGCCTCTTTACATTcataatttctttttccttttttaagtCATAAGTTCAAATTTGAGATACTGCAGACCTGAATcacatacacatgtatgtacatgttGCATTATGACAATATAAAAACCTAATATGTAtttcaaaaacaacatattACAGTGATAGAAAATATAGACGCTCAGCTGTCAAATATTGCTTGCGGCTTTGCTATTAAGTTTTACTGTACTGCACATCTGAATGCCCTGTATGCATCATACTGACTTTATCTGTCTTCCCACCATGAGTCACTGCTCTCATGGGTTGTTCAGCTGTGATCAAGTGAAGTTCATAAACTTAATTTCACCTTGCATCTCAGGGACTGTTATAGCCAGGAGAAACATGCCGAGCCTTTGAAATAAGCTGGTGAAATGACACTTACTTAAGCCTGGAGGGCAAACCGCCTGCCtcactgtgttttactgtacatgctgtaTGTGGGCACGCTAAGCCCTTATAGTGATGTCTTCCTATGGAACATCTAATATCTGCTACAGCCACTGTTATAAGTGGGAGCCTCTAAACATGTCCCCTATAATGAACAACTTTCAGCTGTCATTAAGGAGCAGAGGCAGCATGCTGGGATGCACTTTCAAACAGACAACTGCACCCAGTTTCCAGTAAAAGACTAGTGCTGCCCATAGTGGGAGGAAAATGACACAAAGActaagctgctgctgcagcagcagcagccaaggCGAGAGCATTTAAAGCAAAGAGGAAGCATGCATCTCTCTGGTGATTACTTAGCATCTGATGTAGCACCAGTACACAGATGTAGGCTGGCTTAAATCCATTGCCACAGGGCCAAGGGAGAGACAAAAGCAACATAGTCTGGAGGGGATAGGGTTTTATGTAGTGCTGAAATTGAAATCAGAGCATCATTCCTGAGAAATGACTTGGAGGCTTTGAATAGCATTAAgggccaaatttttttttcccccaaccgAGTCTGAAGTCAGTTTTTTCTGCCCCAATTCAAGCTTTTAACAGttaaaaaggatttttaaaaaaatactactTGAACTGCTTATTTTATAATAGCATGCCTGTTAGTCACTGTTGTTCGGTGCAGCTGCATTATCAATTCATGCTCCTACTTGTATAACCAAATGGATGCCATTTAAATGCCTAGATTGATAAAAACTACTGCTCAACAGGAATCAGTCCCCTTTTCTGACTCAGTCCTGGGATTAAAAAGCAG
The sequence above is drawn from the Toxotes jaculatrix isolate fToxJac2 chromosome 23, fToxJac2.pri, whole genome shotgun sequence genome and encodes:
- the elavl2 gene encoding ELAV-like protein 2 isoform X2, which codes for MAVRLCDVASLLRSGSWAPEPWTGQVIAAMETQLSNGPTCNNTSNGPSTISNNCSSPVESGSIEDSKTNLIVNYLPQNMTQEELKSLFGSIGEIESCKLVRDKITGQSLGYGFVNYVDPKDAEKAINTLNGLRLQTKTIKVSYARPSSASIRDANLYVSGLPKTMTQKELEQLFSQYGRIITSRILVDQVTGVSRGVGFIRFDRRVEAEEAIKGLNCQKPPGATEPITVKFANNPSQKTSQALLSQLYQSPNRRYPGPLAQQAQRFRLDNLLNMAYGVKRFSPMAIDGVTSLAGINIPGHAGTGWCIFVYNLAPDADESILWQMFGPFGAVTNVKVIRDFNTNKCKGFGFVTMTNYDEAAVAIASLNGYRLGDRVLQVSFKTNKTHKA
- the elavl2 gene encoding ELAV-like protein 2 isoform X6, producing the protein MAVRLCDVASLLRSGSWAPEPWTGQVIAAMETQLSNGPTCNNTSNGPSTISNNCSSPVESGSIEDSKTNLIVNYLPQNMTQEELKSLFGSIGEIESCKLVRDKITGQSLGYGFVNYVDPKDAEKAINTLNGLRLQTKTIKVSYARPSSASIRDANLYVSGLPKTMTQKELEQLFSQYGRIITSRILVDQVTGVSRGVGFIRFDRRVEAEEAIKGLNCQKPPGATEPITVKFANNPSQKTSQALLSQLYQSPNRRYPGPLAQQAQRFRLDNLLNMAYGVKSRFSPMAIDGVTSLAGINIPGHAGTGWCIFVYNLAPDADESILWQMFGPFGAVTNVKVIRDFNTNKCKGFGFVTMTNYDEAAVAIASLNGYRLGDRVLQVSFKTNKTHKA
- the elavl2 gene encoding ELAV-like protein 2 isoform X3 is translated as MAVRLCDVASLLRSGSWAPEPWTGVIAAMETQLSNGPTCNNTSNGPSTISNNCSSPVESGSIEDSKTNLIVNYLPQNMTQEELKSLFGSIGEIESCKLVRDKITGQSLGYGFVNYVDPKDAEKAINTLNGLRLQTKTIKVSYARPSSASIRDANLYVSGLPKTMTQKELEQLFSQYGRIITSRILVDQVTGVSRGVGFIRFDRRVEAEEAIKGLNCQKPPGATEPITVKFANNPSQKTSQALLSQLYQSPNRRYPGPLAQQAQRFRLDNLLNMAYGVKRFSPMAIDGVTSLAGINIPGHAGTGWCIFVYNLAPDADESILWQMFGPFGAVTNVKVIRDFNTNKCKGFGFVTMTNYDEAAVAIASLNGYRLGDRVLQVSFKTNKTHKA
- the elavl2 gene encoding ELAV-like protein 2 isoform X1, yielding MAVRLCDVASLLRSGSWAPEPWTGVIAAMETQLSNGPTCNNTSNGPSTISNNCSSPVESGSIEDSKTNLIVNYLPQNMTQEELKSLFGSIGEIESCKLVRDKITGQSLGYGFVNYVDPKDAEKAINTLNGLRLQTKTIKVSYARPSSASIRDANLYVSGLPKTMTQKELEQLFSQYGRIITSRILVDQVTGVSRGVGFIRFDRRVEAEEAIKGLNCQKPPGATEPITVKFANNPSQKTSQALLSQLYQSPNRRYPGPLAQQAQRFRLDNLLNMAYGVKSRFSPMAIDGVTSLAGINIPGHAGTGWCIFVYNLAPDADESILWQMFGPFGAVTNVKVIRDFNTNKCKGFGFVTMTNYDEAAVAIASLNGYRLGDRVLQVSFKTNKTHKA
- the elavl2 gene encoding ELAV-like protein 2 isoform X5, producing the protein MAVRLCDVASLLRSGSWAPEPWTGQVIAAMETQLSNGPTCNNTSNGPSTISNNCSSPVESGSIEDSKTNLIVNYLPQNMTQEELKSLFGSIGEIESCKLVRDKITGQSLGYGFVNYVDPKDAEKAINTLNGLRLQTKTIKVSYARPSSASIRDANLYVSGLPKTMTQKELEQLFSQYGRIITSRILVDQVTGVSRGVGFIRFDRRVEAEEAIKGLNCQKPPGATEPITVKFANNPSQKTSQALLSQLYQSPNRRYPGPLAQQAQRFRFSPMAIDGVTSLAGINIPGHAGTGWCIFVYNLAPDADESILWQMFGPFGAVTNVKVIRDFNTNKCKGFGFVTMTNYDEAAVAIASLNGYRLGDRVLQVSFKTNKTHKA
- the elavl2 gene encoding ELAV-like protein 2 isoform X4, producing the protein MAVRLCDVASLLRSGSWAPEPWTGQVIAAMETQLSNGPTCNNTSNGPSTISNNCSSPVESGSIEDSKTNLIVNYLPQNMTQEELKSLFGSIGEIESCKLVRDKITGQSLGYGFVNYVDPKDAEKAINTLNGLRLQTKTIKVSYARPSSASIRDANLYVSGLPKTMTQKELEQLFSQYGRIITSRILVDQVTGVSRGVGFIRFDRRVEAEEAIKGLNCQKPPGATEPITVKFANNPSQKTSQALLSQLYQSPNRRYPGPLAQQAQRFSRFSPMAIDGVTSLAGINIPGHAGTGWCIFVYNLAPDADESILWQMFGPFGAVTNVKVIRDFNTNKCKGFGFVTMTNYDEAAVAIASLNGYRLGDRVLQVSFKTNKTHKA